Proteins encoded within one genomic window of Oncorhynchus nerka isolate Pitt River linkage group LG9b, Oner_Uvic_2.0, whole genome shotgun sequence:
- the LOC135565688 gene encoding uncharacterized protein LOC135565688: MFHSAYKLTFGKAIDLIVKPNGTPVRPTLSILTPLHKIENDDQPEVCLATGFFPRIENMNLTLGNNVTVPRKTTKAALSSTRTYFFAGFSKENIKRCEMDGVVKKRVDDGGFPDVSNDKTTATTASDNCEHERLNNATATNYTDYTKMNFTSLVVYGLRVLFAKAVAFNVLFTVKALVF, translated from the exons ATGTTCCACAGTGCGTATAAACTGACATTTGGAAAAGCCATCGATCTCATTGTTAAACCCA ATGGAACTCCTGTCCGCCCAACACTGTCCATCCTCACCCCACTACACAAGATAGAGAATGATGACCAGCCTGAGGTGTGCCTGGCTACAGGCTTCTTTCCTAGGATTGAAAACATGAATCTCACCCTGGGGAATAATGTTACTGTCCCACGCAAAACAACCAAGGCAGCTTTATCTTCCACACGTACCTACTTCTTTGCCGGATTCTCCAAAGAGAATATCAAGCGTTGTGAGATGGATGGCGTCGTCAAGAAGCGTGTTGATGATGGTGGTTTTCCAGATGTGTCTAACG ATAAGACCACGGCTACAACTGCTTCTGACAATTGCGAACATGAACGCCTCAACAATGCTACTGCCACCAACTATACCG ATTATACCAAGATGAACTTCACATCCTTGGTTGTGTATGGTTTGAGAGTGCTGTTTGCCAAAGCCGTGGCATTTAATGTGCTATTTACTGTCAAGGCCCTGGTGTTCTAG